The stretch of DNA AGAACTGTTACAAGcgaaaattgaaacattaGAATTCACTAAATTAGAAgccaaagaagaaattgataatttgaaacaacaactacaaaGTTATCAACTGAAATTACAAATATTGGAAACTAAATATCATAAAGCAGTTGGATTAAATCAAACTAATCAAGAAACCATATGTGagttgaataataaattgaaacaagcatttgaaaaatcGTCGAGTTCAGCTGAATTATtagttaatttattatcgAATCATTTACATACTTCAATTGGGTTAGTAAATGAAAGTAGAAATTTACAACAAGACAATAAATCTGTGGATCAATTAACTAATTTCCAATTGGAATTCACCAAAAATCTAGATGaatataaacaacaacttgaaacaaatttgcaaaattatcaatcaCAAGTTGGAAATATAGTGAATGAAGATTTAACTAATTATATATCTAcattccaaaaaaattttgataatttattaacattTCAACAAGAATTTTATAACAAGACTTTTGAAGTGATAcaagatttcaaaattattaatgaaaaattatccGGATTTTTAAAAGATGATTATTTACATAATATTGAAACTAATTTAAATTCTCAACTTGGCAACATTCTTGGAGAGAATTTACCAATATTagttgataatttcaaaaaaattatgactaaagaattaaaaacGACAATGAATAATGTTATggataaatataaaactgTATCCAATGAAGAAATCTCGAAAGAACGAGAAAATGTAttgaaaatggaaaattCTTGGAATAGTCAAATCAACTGTTTATTACCAAAACTAGAAActgatttgaataataataataaattccATCACGACTGTCAAAccaatttacaaaaattcattaataataatgatatatGTGAGcgaataaataaattccAACAAGATAATAATTCACAATTGGATAAGATAAAtccatttgatttaaaacCTAAATTGACGTCATCAATAAATGGTATAACTAATGATATACAACAATATCATaatcaaatgaataataatttaactaaaattaatcaagaattaacccaaattcaacaatttgatgCCAATACCATGAAAATATCACCCATTAAAGAATCTTCAAGAATACCCATAACAACAGCGAATATGCccaataatcaatttaaaccAATTAAATTACATCGAAGTAATACTgcttgtggtggtggtggtgctaCGGGCAAATCTCCTTCACCCACAAGAATACCAACATTACAAAGATCAAAAAGTAATGTTCCTGAAGATACATCACCACAAGATTCTACCACgaccaataataataaaaagagaaaaatatTACAAACAATGGACAATTTATTATGATATAATTAGACCAATATTTGTTTTACTCCATTTGTTCAGTACatgtttaattaattgtgaggtttatttcttgtttattttcaaatttaatttctaataatactttgtccttttttgttgtatAATTAATGTCGTTTCCCCTTTTCCTTCCCCTTCTCCTTTTCCCTCATTATAGTTCCATATTTCCAAAAACtcttaataatattaatatataatatatgtaatttgttttataaGATTTCAATGTACAATTTGATAGTTAAAATGATTGTAATTTACAGAAAATGATTATTCTAACAAAAATCTTCCCCtcttattttattttatttaatttctatacgaattttataaattttataaatgtttataatatatatacccAATGaacaaactaaaaatgTCACCTACTATacaattgtaataataacaaccTAATAATATAATCGACACaccataataataataataataataataataataaaatctaaaaaacaaaacaaatatgAATAACAGTAATAACCTTTCTCAAATAAAATCcaaattaattttgaaaaaaccgaaaatttaaaatcaaatgaaataCCTTTTGAAGTACTAACTTATTTGCAACCTAATAGAATcaacgatgatgatgaggtCCATGATGTTcatggtggtggtggccATGTTCATGATGAGGACCAAATGAATGACGACgattatgattatgatgatgatgatgatgggCATTAAATGGTGAATGATTGAACCCATATTCTGGTGGTGGACTACCTGGAGGAggagcagcagcagcataAGTATGACCaggataataatttgagtAAATATTATGTTTCATATCAtcataatgatgatgatgttgacgatgatggtgatggtgatggtgatgatgtGGGTGATGTGGTTGATtatgttgatgatgtttatttaataaattatgaAGAAACatgataattgataatttagttaattataaaatatgatgttaaattgaaaacataAGAAAGTTGGGAGATTGCTTCTATTAAATAGtttaatttcttatttGATAGAAAACTGATTTTGGCTACTCACCCCCCCTAATTTAAATCCAAGGAGGCACAGCAAAACAGAAGCTAATATTATACTTAACAATATACGTCATTGGATGTTATTGTTACAGTCCTAGGATTTTAACTTGTCTCGTTGATATTACAACAGAATCCTTCTCTGTTTCTATTGCGGTTCATTGAAAACGCAAGGAAATAAGAAATTTAAGGGGTGGTTGGGTGGGTGGgtagaaaaagaaaacagagaaaaaaaagaaagaacaaTTCGGACCGGTGCATAAAACTCAGCCACTGAAATCATGACTAACAAGTAATtaataaaccaaatttGGTCAATTGATTAGTCCTCATACTATGAGATAAGCACCAATAGTGGCAATAACGGGGATTATAGATTATAGATTATAGATAATGGGATTTACAATTTAGATCTTTCCTCATCGTTACAATTTATACGATACGATGTAACAAAAAAATCCGTTTTCACCATAATTAGTAACGTTAATGCTTTGATATATCAAATACACATATTGTTGAAtctttatttattgtttctaATTTAAGCTATTCGATTGTTTTCTCTGTTTGTTCTTGGTAGCCCTTTCTTTTTGCCATCAACAATATAGCTCTACCCCCCTATCGATGGGAGTTGGTAgtcatttattttctttctgcTTGTAACTTGTTCTTTTAAGCCTTGTTCTAGAAGTTCAACACTATTCAATTCTCAGccttgatgatgatgatgatgattgtcatttgttttttgaggtgtagtggtagtagtagcagtaTTTCGGTGACTCAAATTtgtgaaaaaagaaattccaaaattcGTCAATAGTTGCCGCAAAACCaaagaaagataaaaagaagaacTCAGCCCTCGGCATTCCAAAAAGTCAAGACTCTAAATCCATGATCAGTTCTTATCTACATTTACGTAATTTCTATTTCGATGAACACCAGAGACGCAATCAGGGTCATGCTTAAGTGAGTTTGGGTTGTGTGGTGAGATGGAAAAGGGGATATGGAACAATTTTCCTGAAGTTCACATTTTtgtgaagaatttgatgaaatttgagactaatttcttattggataatgaattatttgtACCTATCAACTCTTGTTTTTATAAACTTATAACACGGATTATAGATGCTCAATTTCATACTATGTAGAAAATATGTATGGTTTTTATCATAAATAGAAACTGAATAGATATGCAATAAATTGGATTTTGCAATACCACAATAACATAAGCTAGATTATTTCAagcaaaataaaacaatgaTTCCTCAAAGTAGCAGAAACAAGGTTGGGAGcaaataacaacaatctAATTACTGTTTTTGGGgaagttgcaaaaaaaaaaagaggatTAAACGTGTTATAAGACCCTGCGTAAACAGACCAATgaggaaaagaaagaaagaaatactaataatattggAAATGATCAGCGATATTAACAAACAGCAATCTATCTTCTCCCCCACACAAAAAAGAAGGTTTATACTAACTGAAATTCATATTATAGAGAGGTCCAAATTGAAGGAATGATAACAAGAGAAAGATAGGAGAAGATGTGAAAGAACATTCATATGCTTGCTCTCCTTTTTAATTCTTATCTTCATATGAAGTTTTAGTTAATATCATCATGACTATTCTCCACATTCTTACCCACCTAAGCAATGtaatgttgatgatataattcaataatattatatttcataatacatttttcaattttcctCCCCCCCCCTCAGTTCATTCCAATTCTAAACAAGGACAAATGATGACAAATACTTAACAGTTGAATTGTCAATCTACAATCTACATTTACATTTACATTtacacttttttttttcctttatGTGTATGATATCATAAATTATATCATTGACAGATTGTACAAAAGGAACTAGttgttaaaaaataaagtcTAGATTTAAAGACGGCTTTCCAATGTTTGGAAAGAGTCCTATTAAAActcttcttggtgtattgTTTATGTAGTATATtagaaaatagaaaatttCGAGACCCTGTTACATCATCTTTTTGTATTACTTTAATTAAAACATTGCCGTTAActcaaacaataacaataacaataataataataataataataataatagtagtagtataGAGCAACAATATAACCAATGGAGATGAAGGTTGACTTGGTAACTAATTTAATCGTGTTAGGTTTAAATCTGTACATGTACAATTAGATCTTAACAATAAGACCAAATATGCACACATAAAACCTCCACACAAAACATTCTAACTTATACAAAACAtgtaaatttaaatttgtaTTAAGTGAAATCACAATGTTTAATGAGAAAAAGGagtatttgataataataataattgtgaTGCTACAACCAACCTAATAGTTTACACAATTTAAGTTCATTatccattttcattttcatttgcGTAATAAGTTGATTCATGTAGATTGATCGACAGTttgtatatataataaGATGATTCCTTTCAcctttcaaatttattagcaaaaattaaaaattcatttctctaatcaaatattaacacttatttttcatcatGTCAATTACAAAAMTGCTTCCAAGACTGTTTACCCAACAAAACTAATTAAATGGGCATTACTAGctaaattgttttcaagTAGTTTCAAAAGAGTGAAACATAAAGGGAAATCAACTCATAAAAAAACtatcaaatcatcatcatcatcatcatcttcgaagtcttcttcttcttctaaaaaACATCGATTACTGAAACCTCATATGATTAATAAAACCATTacatcaattatatttgcATTAATTTTACTTCTTTATATGGTTTTTGTATCATTAGAATTTACttcaattataaaaatataaaaaaaaaaaacaaccaaCGAACCAACCAACgaaccaaccaaccaaccaaccaaacAGAGAAACGGACAAATTGGAATACCCTAATCATCacgattattatttaaGATTCttaaaatgaataaaaacaaattaatgaTATCAAGATACAATGAAATACAAccaataatttcatcatctaaATGTAAAGTTTTCATAATATGTTGagtatcaataataatataaatggAAAATATCAAAGCACCCAAAAAACTATAAACATTTTCCATCATtgaattttgttgatgagGGATAAACATCATAACAAACCCCCAACCAATTAAACCCCAAAGCATCATTCCTACGGTACCTTGCCAACTTATAAAATCATATTTTGTTTGGAATGCAAATATAGTCAAaccaataaatataattaaagTTAATAATATTGCTTCAATTAATATACCACTTTCAATAAATGCACAAGCAACTCCTAAAGTATAACTTTCACAAATAGTGAATCCACccaataaaattaaattgattggatATGAACGAGCTTTGAAAAATGCACCAATCATAAATCCAATTGATCcaataaatgataaaatcaataaccAAGTGTTTGTCATCGCCCAAATTTTAAACAGATCCGATGATCGAATAATAAATCCCATAATAACACTACCCATTAATTGTATAGTTAATAACAGATATACttttctaataaataattgtCGTAAAGGTAATTCACATGATGCTACCGAAACagaatatttgaaatcatcagGTATATTATCACCAAATTGACGTGGTGGTGATCCTGACTCGCCTTCAGAATATGGTGGTGCTGATTGTGGCAATTCAGTATATGAAGACATCAGTAAAATATAAGTTTATTATAGGTTTAAGTGTTAGTGTTAGTGTTAGTCTAAGTGTTGTAAATAtatgatttatttgattaaggttattattattattataagtATCGATGTAATGAAAACAAGGGAAAGATTGATGGAATTTGGAAAGAAGGTTGAAGAAAGTAAAAGACggaggaaagaaaaaacgaaggaaggaaggaaggGAGGCGGAGgttaaaaatattaatttcaCGATTCCTGCATATAACTATCAAGGAAAGGATCAATCATTCAATATCatgaaacaacaactacatTGTATTAGGTAATACAAAAGGTAgatgataaaattgttATACAATTaggttttattattgaactAGAGCTATCATTGAATATCTTAGTCATTTCCTTTCCCCCCCTTCCCCTCCCCYTCCCCTCCGCCCAAGTTTTGTCTACGCTGAGCTAGAATTATACGAAAACTTATTATTAGAAACAAATCTATCTAATCAAAAGAATAGTTATTATCAACATctatattataatatacTTTATAATTATCCTCCtcaagaatcaaaaaaaaaaaaaaaaaaacccaaatttcttcttcttctatttcttcttcttcttctttaattatttatagGTTCCATTATATAAGTTTGTGAAATATACTTATATAAATCTTGGGgaattaaagaattttcaattattaaacatcggaattttggatttttcattaattgataattcattaaatcaCGTATAGTATTCTTTGATAATCTATTACCTAATAAATTCACtgttttaatattattaccaaatttcaattcatcaataataataatttgttcattttgatgatgataaagatTTTTCCAAGTTTGTAAAAATCctttatttaatgaatcaCCAAGAAGATTTCCAGAAAGATCAATATGTTGTAAATTAGGtaaaaattgttcaaaacCGCCACCATTACcgtcaccaccaccaccaccaccactaatGAGATATTTGAGATTATTATAggataattttaattcaattaaactAGATGGGAAACAATTGCCAATTACTATAGAATTTGTATTTATGTTGGTTATGTTAGTGGTTGTGATTgcggttgttgttgtagttaaatttgatgataagTTCAATGTCTCTAAATTTGTAGTTGATTGTAAGAAACTATCAGTTGTAGTAAGTTCATTCAAGTTGAATATATTATATGATAAATCTaaatgtttcaaatttgataaaaccAACGTTGAAGGTTCCATAAATcgttgttgatttaattgattatgagacaaatataatgaaatcaatgatGACGGTAATGATTTAACATgcattaattgattataacAAAGATgtaaagttttcaaatttttagGAAAAATCTTATCGATTGTTATCTcttggttttgattttggttttggttttggtttgatggattatcaattataccaatacaattattattaagattcaattcttcaacattatccggtaattttaaaattgattgatcaatattatttaatccACAATTAGTAATTTGAAcatattttaaattataaagattattattattattagtactattatcaattaaatattgttgataatgacAATGATCGAAAATTAATCGAGTTAAACTAATAGgtaatttataatcaaaaGTTTTATGACAtgatttaaattgattatatatGTTTAATGTCTTTAagttaattaaattatcaaaattatgGAAATTGACAACATTGACTCCATCAACAGTTAATGATGTCAAATTGGAATGAAATGGGAACAAGTAtttaaaatgaaaacaatatcT from Candida albicans SC5314 chromosome R, complete sequence encodes:
- a CDS encoding uncharacterized protein (Putative protein involved in apoptosis; Spider biofilm induced), encoding MSSYTELPQSAPPYSEGESGSPPRQFGDNIPDDFKYSVSVASCELPLRQLFIRKVYSLLTIQLMGSVIMGFIIRSSDSFKIWAMTNTWLLILSFIGSIGFMIGAFFKARSYPINLILLGGFTICESYTLGVACAFIESGILIEAILLTLIIFIGLTIFAFQTKYDFISWQGTVGMMLWGLIGWGFVMMFIPHQQNSMMENVYSFLGALIFSIYIIIDTQHIMKTLHLDDEIIGCISLYLDIINLFLFILRILNNNRDD
- a CDS encoding uncharacterized protein (Protein of unknown function; induced by nitric oxide; predicted ORF from Assembly 19; removed from Assembly 20; restored based on transcription data), which codes for MFLHNLLNKHHQHNQPHHPHHHHHHHHHRQHHHHYDDMKHNIYSNYYPGHTYAAAAPPPGSPPPEYGFNHSPFNAHHHHHHNHNRRHSFGPHHEHGHHHHEHHGPHHHR
- a CDS encoding uncharacterized protein (Protein of unknown function; Spider biofilm induced), producing MYMILSVINSIGGNINELITRNEYNNNNLMTLPLPNSIKKLAITFNYYQQRNEEFIYLNINQYLSVGLTHLSIRFPEYFNTINNNEEVQVQAQVQNAAADANANANDDDKMIIDFQRFINLKYLKFYDITFDIEFILPNDLKYLYFKNCLPNKIYFHEFFEEKDLNFNKLDSFIWESPQINLDMVKFDNIDAYNNNYYYLLIHNGIGLKNLKIPQCMINSILSKIDNSSSNQITDSFIVKKVVELPSSLQKLILYNHTQNDNNNEDDEQEDEHEQEDEQEDEHEHDDDDDDVHQHQHGNIDRYCFHFKYLFPFHSNLTSLTVDGVNVVNFHNFDNLINLKTLNIYNQFKSCHKTFDYKLPISLTRLIFDHCHYQQYLIDNSTNNNNNLYNLKYVQITNCGLNNIDQSILKLPDNVEELNLNNNCIGIIDNPSNQNQNQNQNQEITIDKIFPKNLKTLHLCYNQLMHVKSLPSSLISLYLSHNQLNQQRFMEPSTLVLSNLKHLDLSYNIFNLNELTTTDSFLQSTTNLETLNLSSNLTTTTTAITTTNITNINTNSIVIGNCFPSSLIELKLSYNNLKYLISGGGGGGDGNGGGFEQFLPNLQHIDLSGNLLGDSLNKGFLQTWKNLYHHQNEQIIIIDELKFGNNIKTVNLLGNRLSKNTIRDLMNYQLMKNPKFRCLIIENSLIPQDLYKYISQTYIMEPINN